One genomic region from Ptychodera flava strain L36383 chromosome 14, AS_Pfla_20210202, whole genome shotgun sequence encodes:
- the LOC139149695 gene encoding axin interactor, dorsalization-associated protein-like encodes MSEKGKLVSRWQGSFTKGTDFDSWGQLVEAVDEYQMLSRQLHKEATSSSSPFTDDQKRTLSKIASCLELRSRALQSPHSSDGFELQDLKKVESVLPALLSKSQLEFPVAVPSTPLKPPPMLDSGKINDLDVEDEEDEEEDAALGATGGSKGSGGDSATTGGSGHTFTAPTSSYRSGILLPRIPNEPGMTLLTINIEKIGFKDAISHVDPFITVSVKDVSGVDVTSVQETPVSIKKEDLYIYFDTDVEVQKPIEKLPKGTAIFFEFKHYKPKKKFTSTKCFAFMELDEIKPGPCVIELYKKPTDFKRKKLSLLTSKPLYLHLRLTLHTE; translated from the exons ATGAGTGAAAAGGGAAAGTTGGTTTCGCGGTGGCAGGGCTCCTTCACGAAGGggaccgattttgactcctggGGTCAGCTGGTTGAAGCAGTCGACGAATATCAAAT GCTTTCAAGACAGTTACACAAGGAAGCAACGTCGTCGTCAAGTCCCTTCACAGATGATCAAAAG AGAACTTTGTCCAAGATTGCTTCGTGTCTTGAGTTGAGGAGCAGGGCTTTACAG TCTCCACATTCTAGCGATGGTTTCGAGTTGCAAGATTTGAAGAAGGTTGAATCAG TTCTGCCAGCGCTACTTAGTAAGAGCCAGTTAGAGTTTCCAGTGGCTGTACCCTCAACACCGCTGAA GCCGCCTCCGATGCTTGACAGTGGCAAAATAAATGATCTTGATGTCGAAGATGAGGAAGATGAAGAAGAGGACGCTGCACTTGGGGCAACGGGAGGAAGCAAGGGAAGCGGTGGAGACTCAGCAACCACGGGTGGTTCAGGTCACACTTTCACAGCGCCAACTTCATCCTATAGAT CTGGTATTCTTCTACCCAGAATTCCCAATGAACCCGGCATGACCTTGCTGAcaataaacattgaaaaaatagGATTCAAAGACGCCATATCACATGTGGATCCCTTTATTACAGTATCAGTGAAAG ATGTGAGTGGTGTTGATGTCACTTCAGTGCAAGAAACGCCAGTGTCAATAAAAAAAGAAGACCTCTACATCTATTTTGACACAGACGTTGAAGttcaaaaaccgatagaaaaaTTGCCAAAAG GAACGGCAATCTTCTTCGAATTCAAGCACTACAAACCAAAGAAGAAATTCACCAGCACAAAGTGTTTTGCGTTCATGGAACTAGACGAAATCAAACCTGGTCCATGTGTGATTGAGTT ATACAAAAAACCGACAGATTTCAAAAGAAAGAAACTGAGTCTTCTGACCTCCAAGCCACTGTACCTCCATCTCAGGTTGACCCTGCACACGGAGTAG
- the LOC139149696 gene encoding LOW QUALITY PROTEIN: peptidyl-prolyl cis-trans isomerase FKBP3-like (The sequence of the model RefSeq protein was modified relative to this genomic sequence to represent the inferred CDS: inserted 1 base in 1 codon), whose translation MGDEPSPPWTAEQLASEEVSKKDIVQFLQENASHVFLQENKMKGQLKNVVKTSKKDQLIVVYNKLFESKAFKGSAEEEAAAVAESELAKVTEKTEKLTVDEGAKGDEVKEKPRYMKRIMKKGDKINIPQKGDNVKVWYVGKLQDGTVFDTNILTGKKKKSAQPLKFKVGTGKVIRGWDEAVLTMSSGEKAELTIEPEWAYGKKGLEGKIPPNSXMIFEVELAGIE comes from the exons ATGGGGGACGAACCAAGCCCTCCGTGGACTGCAGAGCAACTTGCATCCGAAGAGGTGTCCAAGAAAGATATTGTTCAGTTCTTACAAGAAAATGCGAGCCATGTG TTTCTCCAAGAGAACAAGATGAAAGGCCAGTTGAAGAATGTCGTCAAGACTTCCAAGAAGGATCAACTTATTGTCGTCTACAATAAACTGTTTGAAAGCAAGGCCTTCAAAGGCAGTGCTGAGGAGGAAGCAGCTGCAGTGGCTGAATCAGAGCTTGCCAAGGTGACAGAGAAAacggaaaaattgactgtggatGAGGGCGCCAAGGGGGATGAA GTGAAAGAGAAACCTAGATACATGAAGAGAATCATGAAGAAAGGAGACAAAATCAACATACCGCAGAAAGGAGACAATGTCAAAGTCTGGTATGTGGGCAAGCTGCAAGATGGCACTGTCTTTGACACCAACATCCTCACAG gaaaaaagaaaaagtcgGCTCAACCACTGAAATTCAAAGTTGGAACTGGAAAGGTCATTCGTGGG TGGGATGAAGCTGTTTTGACAATGAGCTCTGGGGAGAAGGCTGAGCTTACTATTGAACCAGAATGGGCTTATGGCAAGAAAGGACTGGAAGGAAA AATCCCACCAAATT ACATGATATTTGAAGTTGAACTGGCTGGCATCGAGTGA